The DNA segment AGAGTTAATATAAACGTTGAAGAGAGTGTTTGGAGGTAGACTCACAATGTCACAAAAATGAAAGCGAACCAGATAATCAAAGCCGGGATCAACATTAAAAAGCCATGTCACATTAGCATTTGTTCGGGGATCTGAACCCGTTCTCAATCTAGTCACGGTCCCGTATACCTTGGACGGGGCAATATCTAGAGTAATGTTTGTTTCTGTAAAATTAACTGCTGTGACATTGGACACAAAATCCACGAGATTACTGTGACATTGggggaatttcacaagtttcggtaaagtatagccttggtttgcacaaaatttttgaaaaattcccccaaaatagttttttcctgaaattccacgtaagaatctccactgaattttgGACGATaagcgacaaatttcaggtcgaacggatgagtattcacccacgaaaaaaatcaaacagtttcacaccaAACGAACCGTCCtgtcagccctggcagtgatgaataaaaaatttatagccAATCTTTGGGGATGAATCTGggactcaaatctcagccaaaagtCCATaaacacaatgacgaatgtctggtaaaaatttcaaaccaaaataGTCAAGGAGttaggcgtagtaagtcccatactgagagtgaacaaaattggttttccgaaaacaaaacgtcctggcttttcctccccgtatcttgtttttgtgatttgtttatggacgtgtctccttacctaggtgcaaactacatatgaaagtacttgtgtgaatttttttagcgcaatacggacccagaataaaattgctgaAAGTAgggcggaatttcacaagtttcggtagaagatagccttggtttgtacaaaatttctgaaaaattctcccgaaatagttttttcctgaaattccacgtaagaatctccactaaaTTTCGGAATaaacacgacaaatttcagatgggacggatgagtattcacctacgaaaaaaatcaaatagtttcacacacaaacgaaccttcctttcggccctgaaagtgatgaataaaaaatttattgtcaatcttgtgggatgaatttggggctcaaatctcagtcaaaactcaatagacacagtgacgaatgtctggtaaaaatttcagaccaaaatacccaaggagtagggcatagtaagtcccagaccgagagtgaacaaaaccggttttccgaaaacaaaacgtcctgggtTTTCCTCTtcttatcttctttttgtgattcgtttatggacgtgccaccttacttgggtgcaaacaacatacgaaagtgcttgtttgaattttttcagcgcaatacgaacccataatgaaattgcagaaattaggtcggaatttcacaagtttcggtagaggataaccttggtttgcacaaaatttctgaaaaattctcccggaatagtttttccCTGAAATTcccccaagaatctccactgaatttggaacaaaaagcgacaaatttcaggtaaaacggatgagtattcacccacgaaaagaatcaaacagtttcacacacaaacgaaccttcctttcagccttggcagtgacgaataaaaaatttattgccaatctcgcgggacgaatctggggctcaaacctcatccaaaactcaatagacacagtaaAGAAATGTctagtaaaaatttcataccaaaatacccaaggagtctggcgtaataagtcccagaccgagagtaaacaacactggttttccgaaaacaaaacgttctGGCTTTTCCTctccgtatcttctttttttgtgatttgtttatgaacgtgcctccttaccttggtgcaaacaacatatgaaagcacttgtgtgaatttttttcagtgcaatacgGACCCATAATATAATTGTAAAAAGTAGGGTGgcatttcacaagtttcggtagaggatagccttggtttgcataaaatttctgaaaaattatctggaaataattttttccttaaattccacgtaagaatcaccattgaatttcagaaaaaacgcgacaaatttcaggtcgaacagatgagtattcacccacgaaaaaaatcaaatagtttcacacacaaacgaaccttcctttcagccctgacagtgatgaataaaaattttattgccattcttgtgggacgaatctggcgCTCAAATCTCAGTCAAAACGCAATAGACACGGTGacaaatgtctggtaaaaatttcataccaaaatttCCAAGGAGttaggcgtagtaagtcccaaaccgagagtgaacaaaacaggttttctgaaaacaaaacatCCACGATTCTcctccccgtatcttctttttgtgatttgtttatggacgtacctccttacttgggtgcaaacaagatatgaaagtacttgtgtgaattttttcagcgcaatacggacccataataaaattgcagaaagtagggcgatatttcacaagttttggtagagaatagccttggtttgcacaaaatttctgaaaaattctttcGAAATAGCTTTTTCCTGAAATTGCACGTAAGAATCTCCTTGgttatttttcagaaattttcggGGAAATTCCACgtaactatttcgggagaattttcataaatttcgtgcaaaccaagactatcctcttccaaaatttgtgaaatttcgccctattttctgcaattttattctgagtCCATATTTCGTTGAAAATTTTcgaaaaaattcaaacaagtactttcatatgttgtttgcacccaacTAAGGAGGCACgaccataaacaaatcacaaaaaggagatataagGAATAAAAGTCATGACGtgttgttttcggaaaacctatttttttcactctctgtctgggacttactacaccttattccttgggtcttttggtttgaaatttttaccagacatttgtcattgttgagatttgagccccaaattcgtaCCACAAgatttacaataaaaatatattcatcactgtcaggcCTAAAATGaatgttcgtttgtgtgtgaaattgtATATACCTATATTTAAAGACTGTGAAAAAATATACAACAAGAAAAAACTTAACCATAATTTATTTCCTAAATTCGGGTAAAggtaaaaacaaaacaataattaagAAGCTTTGGGAAAGAAGTAGCAAATTgatagattttaaaaattaaaaaaaggagGTAGTTTTaacaatgttttaaaaaatgtgttcacttaaaaatataaaaattgtgcATTTCTAAAAAAAGTTACTTGACTGGGAAAGGATTTAAAAGggaattataaattaaaaatattagagaTTACAATAAATGATCAGTTAACTAATAAAGACTATCAATAACTAGATAATGTACAACTTACATATATCAGGTTTAATATTGTGTAGaaaatcaaaaaattaaatttataaatatatatataaaaaataataataatagaaaatatgcACTCATGTATCACATGTGCAACTCAAATATACTTAAACCAAATGATAATTGGTTTCACTAACTAGGTTTGCTTTCttaaaagaacaaaataaacTATATGAGTGTCAGTGACATAGTATCAATAattttgagttttaaaaaaattacaaaaaaaataatgtaatatatttataacacattaataatatatatatatatatatataattttattataaatttatatttttctgcaTATATTTATAACAGTAttagtgaaaaaataaaaaattcatatacTGTAATTTATGACAAATTAAAATACTACGGTATAAATcttaactatttatttaatgtgaaaaaaaaaacgtaaTGGGCccacatatataaaaaaaatctgtgtaaattgaaatttttttctcaCCCCCACAATCACTAAGGCGcatcttctttcttctcccCCAAATCCCCTCTCAAATCTTAGAAACCCTAACAGTAAACCCTTGGATGTTTGAATCGGTGAGAGTTCGAAGGTGAAAGACGCTCTCGGTGAGGAGGCGGAGGTTTCGCCGTTCTTGGTTAAGAAGAAGTTGCGCGACCAGGTTTCACTCTCCCACCCTCGCTTTTCACTTATCTTCGCTTTTCACTTTAGATTTCTCTCGAATCTGTGATAACTTTTGATCCTCAAATTTCCGTATCTATCTCCACATTGATATTCTAAATTGCGGCTCGGGGAAGGTTGAAGAAATTCGAAGGCACATCTTCAATTTCAGAAAATCAGGTGTGTGAAAATATTGTTTTGGAAAAAATGTAGTAACACGAATAATTTTATCTCCATTGTGTTACTTTCTACATAATTTTTATCTCATTTTCTATTGAgacaaattaatttgtttggCTAATGATCATttgcttgtttttttttaatgtagcTTGGAATCAAATTCTTTTACTCTTCCCCTTTTTATGGTTTTGTATACGTGCTAAATTTGCAGTTTTTTATAATGAGCTGCATGGGATGGCTACTTTCTAAATAGACCCTAAATCTGCACGttcttttttatgttaatactttcaaatataaatttctAGGACAACTTTGCTATAATTTTTTCAAgatgtttatcttttttaattttatttttatttgtgacCAAAGGTGGAAGATTGTGTTGATAAGATGTCTAAGGATGTGAATATGCTAATTGATGGGGCAACAAATAAGTCTGTTGATTGTAGTGATGCATTTAACACTACAGAGGTAACTgaacaataaattatttttgttaagttATTGCcttgttaaattatttatattttcaggTTTTTCCTTCTCGAGATGCAATGTTAAATTGGGCTCGAGATGTTGCAAAAGAGAATGGATTTGTCCTTATTATTTTGAGATCAGAGACATCTACAAAACCTACAAGAACTACAAGGCGTAATCAAAGGAAGACATTTATAATTTTGGGTTGCGATAGAAGTGGAAAATATAGAGGACCATACAAGAATGCATTATCCCGAAAGGTAAATGGTACTAGAAAATGTGAGTGTCCCTTCAGGTTAAGGGGAAAAGCTTTGAAAAAGGCTGAAGGATGGATTGTTAAGGTAATGTGTGGTTGTCACAATCATGACTTAGAGGAAACATTAGCAGGTCATCCATATGCAGGCCGGTTGAGTGCTGAAGAGAAGTCTTTGGTTGATGATATGACAAAGAACATGATGAAGCCAAAAGATATACTATTGACATTGAAAGATTATAACATGGATAATGTCACTACTATCAAGCAGATTTACAATGCTCGACAGGCTTATCGATCCTCTCAAAAAGGTTTAGAAATGCAATACCTACTGAAATTATTGGAACGTGAGCGGTATGTGTATTGGCATAGAAAGGTGGATGACTCCAATGTTATCAGAGATATATTCTGGACACATCCAGATGCCATTAAACTTCTGGGTGCTTTCAACACTGTCTTGATAATTGATAGTATTTATACAACCACTAGGTATCCATTGCCACTGCTTGAGATTGTTGGCATTACTTCAACAGAGTTAACATTCTCTGTGGCATTTGCTTTTGTGGAGTCTGAGCGAGCTGACAACTTCACTTGGGTACTACAGAAGTTAAGAGGATTGATTGTTAAAGATGAAGACATACCTCAGGTGATTGTGACTGACAGAGACATTTCTTTGATGAATGCAGTGCAAGTTGTCTTTCCAAGCTCTTCTAATTTGTTATGTCGGATTCATATCAACAAGAATGTGAAGGCCAAATGCATGTCGATAGTCCATCCAAAGGAGAAACAAGACTTGGTGATGGATGCATGGGATGTTGTTGTGAATTCTTCTAATGAGAATGAATATATCCAGCGTCTGGCattatttgaaaaagtttgCTCAGGTTTTCCTAGTTTTTGTGAATATGTGAAAAAGATGTGGCTGATCCCACACAAGGAAAAGTTTGTCACTTCATGGACAAATCAGGTGATGCATTTGGGTAACACGACAACGAATAGGTATGCCTGaacttataatttaataattcatcttgacaaatatattaaaagtatacatatactaattattaatttaattattagtaCAGTTGTTTGTCAAgactattataatattattaatctacttattatgttaaatattattataatgttttaCTCGACAGGGTTGAGGCAACAAATTGTAAGTTAAAGAATTTGCTTCAAGATAGCAAAACTGATATGTGTAGTTATTGGGATGCTATGAATGACATGATTACTTTGCAACACACAGAGATTAAGTCGTCATTTGAGAAAAGCATAAATGTAGTGGATCATATGCAAAATACTCCAGTATACATCAAACTGCAAGGATTTGTATCAAGGAGTGCATTGAGTCATATAACTGACGAGTATGATCGAGTTAAGACTGTTGGTACTGATAGTTCTAAATGTTGTTGCATAGTTAGAACTACACATGGTCTTCCTTGTGCATGTGAACTTGCTAGTTACAGTACTATGTGCCATCCTATTCCCTTGGAGGCAATTCATGTTCATTGGAAGAAGTTAAACTTTATTGATCGAGGAATGGATGACAAGGAGTTTGAGTTGTCATTGCAACCTGAGTTGGATGCTTTGCTCCAGAGATTTCAGGAACTTGATTGTGCTGGGAAAATTATTCTAAAGGCTAAATTGCATGAACTAGCATTTCCTGATACAGCTTCAAAGTGTCCAACTCCTAAAATGGTAAGAATAAAGCGTGCTCCAGGGTCAAAAAGAGATAGATCAATTCATTGTGATCTTTCACATCGGGAGCATGTTGATGCAATGCATCCTACCCATAGTGGCACTTCATCTTGCCCTTCCTCTCATCAAATAGTCCACGAGTCTAAACGAAGAAGAGTTCTGCCAATGATGGACCAATTTCCGATTCAGATCCATCCGTTTATTGAAGAAATTATCGATGTGAAAGCGGATTCAAATTGTGGTTATCGTGCTGTTGCTGCTCAACTTGGTATGGGTGAGGAATCATGGGCTTTAGTTCGTCAGGATTTGATTAGAGAGCTTCAACAGTGGCAAGATATTTACGCCAAACTCTTTGGTAGCAATGAACGAGTGGCTGAACTGAGGCAATCTTTGTATGTTGACAAGGAGACATCTATTAAAAAGTGGATGACCATACCAGATATGGGTTATGTAATTGCCTCAAGATATAACGTTGTTCTAGTCTCTTTATCCTTGAAGGAGTCCATGACATTTTTCCCTCTTAGAGGACGACCACCATTATCTCAGTCAAGGCACCGCCTTATTGCCATTGGGTTGGTGCATGATTGTCACTTTGTACAGGTATGATGtgattaattttgtttgaaattaaatcttttatttaatttaagttgctgactttgttttattttgacTAACATGCAGGTTGCTTTGAAGGCTGAGTCTGCATTACCTCCCACTGCTTTGCAATGGTCGAGATACTGCAGTGCTGAATCTCGTTCTTGGGAAACTTCATATGTTAATCGTATGGAACATTTTAGGTCATTGTTTCCacacacaaaaataattatgtaaatGTTATTGAGGACTAATTAATGCCAAATTCGCCACTATAACCTCCAGGTTAGGTTTCGTTTCCTTCTCAGGTATGAAATTTGGTTTATGCTAGGCTGTGTAACTTCAATTATATACTTAATGTAATCTCTGCAACAAGaaatatgtcttttaatttattttcccCCGAACAAAACATTGATTAATTTGTTATCTGTACAGATTATACAAATTAATTGTTTCGTGCGTACGAGTGACGTCACCAGGAAACATTTTTGTTCCTGATGTGCAGATCACAGACTACTTAATATTACAAGAGGGGTTAGCAGGATATCTTTAGAACTGAATGGGTTTTGGTCCGTATGTTTTTTGGACCAATATTTAAATGAGTTTGGGCACATTTAAATTTGTATAGAAGAAAACCCTTAAATTTCTGAGGATATCCTAGAATTTCTCATAATACAAAGCATGTATTGAATGCTACAGCATCAAGTGCTCGAATCTGCACAAGCAAAAACTCCTGTAGAAGTACATATAAGGGAAGAACTTTTTATCAAGTAGACATTGATTGGATGTTTTAATTCATATCAAAGTATGGCGGTACTATAAACTAGACTAACACCAATTGGTTGTTCGAATCGTCAGCATTAAGTATAAAACGCATTGATGCAAGGTCTTTTCTTTGTCCTTTATAACTGAAGTTAATAGATAGTTTGGGTTTGGGTTTGTGTTCTAATGCACAATCAGTTGCTTCGCATGTTATAAAACCAAGTTGAAAAGGAGGGAGGGAGGAATACCAAAAGAAAAGGCCCAAAAAATGTGTTGTAAAATGGGATTATAAATTGTAGTTACTATGTTTATAAAGAGAAAATTCGGGATCAAATAGTTTACGTGAAGGATCCCATTGGTACGGGTGGATGTAAGGATCTATCTGCAGGTCTCATAAATAgcaatattttttaagaaatttgtataattattatcaatttatagaTTTTCTTCGTCGAACCCGTGAACATCCACAAATCTGATATTGCAAGGTTTTATACACAAAagttaacaaattaaaaaaatgaattttcacTTAATTTGATGGATTTTATCTTAAcagaggaaaaaaaaatcttttaaattgaTAGATTGTTCAAATTGTTATTATACAGACTCtaagtaaatatttgtattcGATATTTTTCCGGATTATGAATGTATAAATTTCTAAATTCACCGATTACAATAAATTATACATTCAAGATtgtgtaattaatatttttgaaatgtatttGTTTTACTACAACTAGCTGATTGCAAGATCACTAGTGACAATCTAAAATATCAACGAATCAAGCAATCCTCCAAAAATTCCTTACGAAACGAAACCAGTAGCACTGCAAGTTACTCACCTAAACCGTATTAAGATGTTCCAGAGATGGCATAAGAGAAAGCAAATATCATCCACATGCCACAATGTTCAAAAATCCTCAAAAGTCTTGTGGGTTATGGCACTTGAATGGGTTTTTTAAGGGCAATTTCTACCTACACCCCATATGTTTAGCGAAAAACCATTTAACCCTTAACGAAAATAGTAAGTAACGTTAAATCCGTATACTCTTTATCTTCTTCATCCCTTGAACAACAATGACACACCTAGACACCAAATCTGGAAATACCTACTTTGGTTCTTGATGACATATGGTTGTTTTATCAACTCAAACAGTAATAGAAGCCGTACAAAAATAGTTGAAAATCTAAAGGCTGGTCATGAAACTCAAAAGCTTAGAAGAAAAGAGTTGCATCTATAatcaaatgataaaatattcGAATTGATGGAGGTTACAAAAGAAACAGAAAATGAACATGAAAGGGATGACGACAACATTATTGACATGATGGAGAAAGAATTGAAGAGGAAGAATCTGAGGAAGTAGAAGACCTAATTAacaaacaaaatagaaaaaaatgattaaaatttgataaaattcCTTACTGTTGAATCGAATTTGGACCTATCAATATAACTAGGACTGAAGTGATGGGTTTAGTATCTTCGAAGTATTAATCATTTCCCTGTAATTTGGAATTAGCCtcttttttttaagttgttacaAGATTGCTACAAGAATATATAGAGGAAATTATTTTCCACTAATCAATTATTCATCTCAACGGTCCTCCACTCTATAAATTAAGAACTTCATTGCGATCTTAAATATACTTAAAACTATAATTTAATTACTCAAATGtatcaaatacaaaaaaaaatattaaataaaaatatattttggaatatATATTTAAGAACTAAATTGAGATCAAAATAACAACAATACATAACGTAAGATAACTAAGGAAAATACTAAAGTgatagaaaaattatattttcaatttttttattttcaataaggCTAAGTGTGAAGGAAGTTCTTATGGTCTTAAGTGTGAAGGAAGTTCTTATGGTCTTAAGTTCGATGACAAGTTGTTTATGGATCGTTTTTCGACCTCTAAGATATATAAGGTCATGGACTTAATAGGATTGTTGGTAGTTTATGGTCGTCAATCAATCCTATATAGAAGGGTTAGGATTTGTTCCATATATAGAAGATaagttttcataaataaaacaGAGTTGTTTTCTATCAACTTGCACAAACATATTATAGAAGGGTTAGGATTTGTTCCATATTATAACTGATGTAATGATATAGAGCAAGTGATAGAAGGGTTAGGATTTGTTCCATATATAGAAGATaagttttcataaataaaacaGAGTTGTTTTCTATCAACTTGCACAAACATATTATCCTACCGATGTGCTAGAAAAGAAATGCTCCTGAGTAGGTTTTCAAGGGTGTTCCCTCACCATTTGGGCAAACACCTTGCTCATGGAAACACCAGATAAATCTGCTACACTTCCCATGCTGTATTCCATGGAAGATAATCCATTATCTAAGCTATAAGTTTGGGAAGCCACATCATCAACATGATTGGATCCGTCATCAACATCTTCTAGTCGCAAAGCATATTCCAAGTGCCACAACACATCTCCCATGTTAGGCCGATTGATTCCGTGTTCCGACAAGCATTTTATGGCAATCTCTATGAATATCTGGAGTGACTTTGAGTTCATCTGAGCTGCAACCGCAATGGGAGGATCAATAATTTCATATATTGAGCTTCTCCCCTGCCATTTCATTATCCAATCCACTAGATTCACCTTGTCCCTTGTGAGTGATGGATCAATTGCTGGTCTTCCACATAGTACTTCAAACATCACCACCCCAAAAGAGTAAACATCTGATTTTTCGGTCAACTGTTGCATTATTAAGTATTCTGGATCAAGATACCCAAAGCTGCCTTTCACTGCTGTACTGACATGTGTCTTATCACTCTCtggaccagtctttgaaagacCAAAATCGGCAACTTTGGCCGTGAAATTTTCATCAAGCAGGATATTTGCCGTTTTGACATCACGGTGAATTATCGCCTTGGCAGAGCCAGTGTGAAGATAATGTAGTCCTCTGGCTGCTCCTATGCAAATCTCAAGCCTCTGTCTCCAACTTAAGCAAGGTCTCTCTGCATCTGACCCGAACATATACTCCTTCAGGCTCCCTTTTTCCATGTACTCGTAAACAATGATCCTCTCATTTTGCTCGTTACAATACCCAATCAATGATACCAAGTGACGATGACGAAACTGTGATAACATCTCAATTTCAGTCCGAAACTCAGCAAGACCTTGTTGTGATTGGCTTGACCCCCTTTTGATAGCTACTGTTGTTTCATGTTTCAAAACTCCCTTGTAAACCTTCCCGAAACCACCAGCACCAATGATCAAATCTTCACTGAAGTTATTAGTTGCCTCTTGAATCAGTGTAAGAGGTATCCGATACCCAATTTCCGGGTTGTGAAAATTGGCTTTACCAACATAATTGTTATTCACGACTTCGCTTACAGGAAAATGGTCAACTTTTAAATGACCAGTGTGGAGattgtttctttttcttcttcttcttcttctttttcttctacaaAGCATAAGTAAAGCCATAACTGTAGCCGAAAAAACAACCACGGATCCTGT comes from the Phaseolus vulgaris cultivar G19833 chromosome 8, P. vulgaris v2.0, whole genome shotgun sequence genome and includes:
- the LOC137823450 gene encoding uncharacterized protein isoform X1, which translates into the protein MSKDVNMLIDGATNKSVDCSDAFNTTEVFPSRDAMLNWARDVAKENGFVLIILRSETSTKPTRTTRRNQRKTFIILGCDRSGKYRGPYKNALSRKVNGTRKCECPFRLRGKALKKAEGWIVKVMCGCHNHDLEETLAGHPYAGRLSAEEKSLVDDMTKNMMKPKDILLTLKDYNMDNVTTIKQIYNARQAYRSSQKGLEMQYLLKLLERERYVYWHRKVDDSNVIRDIFWTHPDAIKLLGAFNTVLIIDSIYTTTRYPLPLLEIVGITSTELTFSVAFAFVESERADNFTWVLQKLRGLIVKDEDIPQVIVTDRDISLMNAVQVVFPSSSNLLCRIHINKNVKAKCMSIVHPKEKQDLVMDAWDVVVNSSNENEYIQRLALFEKVCSGFPSFCEYVKKMWLIPHKEKFVTSWTNQVMHLGNTTTNRVEATNCKLKNLLQDSKTDMCSYWDAMNDMITLQHTEIKSSFEKSINVVDHMQNTPVYIKLQGFVSRSALSHITDEYDRVKTVGTDSSKCCCIVRTTHGLPCACELASYSTMCHPIPLEAIHVHWKKLNFIDRGMDDKEFELSLQPELDALLQRFQELDCAGKIILKAKLHELAFPDTASKCPTPKMVRIKRAPGSKRDRSIHCDLSHREHVDAMHPTHSGTSSCPSSHQIVHESKRRRVLPMMDQFPIQIHPFIEEIIDVKADSNCGYRAVAAQLGMGEESWALVRQDLIRELQQWQDIYAKLFGSNERVAELRQSLYVDKETSIKKWMTIPDMGYVIASRYNVVLVSLSLKESMTFFPLRGRPPLSQSRHRLIAIGLVHDCHFVQVALKAESALPPTALQWSRYCSAESRSWETSYVNRMEHFRSLFPHTKIIM
- the LOC137823450 gene encoding uncharacterized protein isoform X2, which gives rise to MLNWARDVAKENGFVLIILRSETSTKPTRTTRRNQRKTFIILGCDRSGKYRGPYKNALSRKVNGTRKCECPFRLRGKALKKAEGWIVKVMCGCHNHDLEETLAGHPYAGRLSAEEKSLVDDMTKNMMKPKDILLTLKDYNMDNVTTIKQIYNARQAYRSSQKGLEMQYLLKLLERERYVYWHRKVDDSNVIRDIFWTHPDAIKLLGAFNTVLIIDSIYTTTRYPLPLLEIVGITSTELTFSVAFAFVESERADNFTWVLQKLRGLIVKDEDIPQVIVTDRDISLMNAVQVVFPSSSNLLCRIHINKNVKAKCMSIVHPKEKQDLVMDAWDVVVNSSNENEYIQRLALFEKVCSGFPSFCEYVKKMWLIPHKEKFVTSWTNQVMHLGNTTTNRVEATNCKLKNLLQDSKTDMCSYWDAMNDMITLQHTEIKSSFEKSINVVDHMQNTPVYIKLQGFVSRSALSHITDEYDRVKTVGTDSSKCCCIVRTTHGLPCACELASYSTMCHPIPLEAIHVHWKKLNFIDRGMDDKEFELSLQPELDALLQRFQELDCAGKIILKAKLHELAFPDTASKCPTPKMVRIKRAPGSKRDRSIHCDLSHREHVDAMHPTHSGTSSCPSSHQIVHESKRRRVLPMMDQFPIQIHPFIEEIIDVKADSNCGYRAVAAQLGMGEESWALVRQDLIRELQQWQDIYAKLFGSNERVAELRQSLYVDKETSIKKWMTIPDMGYVIASRYNVVLVSLSLKESMTFFPLRGRPPLSQSRHRLIAIGLVHDCHFVQVALKAESALPPTALQWSRYCSAESRSWETSYVNRMEHFRSLFPHTKIIM
- the LOC137824028 gene encoding probable receptor-like protein kinase At2g39360, coding for MDICIYKFIVWVSSILWLIRVSSGDVLDDNILIDCGSPKNTEVGARLFQADNSSAHLLSTSELILAKANSTHIPSSFDSQLYQTSRIFRSVSQYTFPIKKQGRHWIRLYFSPFNFGTYNMSTAKFSASAHGITLLNDFQIYSGSLLKEFSLNITESHLVLTFTPSFGSFAFINAIEVLSIPDHVVPERVSIVSPHVDDKDLWNKALETAARVNMGNQTVSPLNDTLWRLWVSDDRYLIHSNLVDFVSNVTAVNFTETNITLDIAPSKVYGTVTRLRTGSDPRTNANVTWLFNVDPGFDYLVRFHFCDIVSLPPNTLFNVYINSWLVSTLDLGKQTSNKFGAPYYMDAVTRISGSQRLNVSVGTFSISEASSPEAILNGLEIMKVSNYKGSLVLDSETSTTKRVGIIVGLVTGSVVVFSATVMALLMLCRRKRRRRRRKRNNLHTGHLKVDHFPVSEVVNNNYVGKANFHNPEIGYRIPLTLIQEATNNFSEDLIIGAGGFGKVYKGVLKHETTVAIKRGSSQSQQGLAEFRTEIEMLSQFRHRHLVSLIGYCNEQNERIIVYEYMEKGSLKEYMFGSDAERPCLSWRQRLEICIGAARGLHYLHTGSAKAIIHRDVKTANILLDENFTAKVADFGLSKTGPESDKTHVSTAVKGSFGYLDPEYLIMQQLTEKSDVYSFGVVMFEVLCGRPAIDPSLTRDKVNLVDWIMKWQGRSSIYEIIDPPIAVAAQMNSKSLQIFIEIAIKCLSEHGINRPNMGDVLWHLEYALRLEDVDDGSNHVDDVASQTYSLDNGLSSMEYSMGSVADLSGVSMSKVFAQMVREHP